The Mytilus galloprovincialis chromosome 3, xbMytGall1.hap1.1, whole genome shotgun sequence genomic interval ggcaaccatacatcatttattttttatattataacgtTATATAAAAAGTTACCAATTTTAACGGTATAATTTCCAGGCATCCATTCTTCGCATGGTCCTTGGGTGGGGTCGCAGTTAGGATCTGGTTTAGCTTTTAGTTTTACTGACTGAGGATACGATCCGGCGTCGGCCAGTTCATGCAAAAAGGAACCTTCtgtaaaaatgaagaaaacatgTTGGTTTATAACTCATGTTCATCtgacattttgtttattattctCGTTTGTACAAAATTCTTAAGTCTGAAATTACATGTACCAGAGACTTTTAGCTCTTTCAACCGtactttaatatataaatactgaTTCGGACACTCACTCACTGGAGCATTTAAATTAGTAAGTTCCTGCGTTTCATTGACTGAATGGAAAAATAGTATTGGGTTCACCATAATGGAATAAGTAATTTGTTTATATGTGGATCAATTAAATTGACCAGCGAGcacagaaagtttttttttattacaacaacattttcaatgaaatgtaattcaaataaTTCCGTATTTACATGATCTTACATGACTTACCCACTGGAATGTGATCTACTGTTTCTACTTCTAAAACAATTTCGCCGGTACCAGTGCCGTTTACTGAGAAATATGTGAAGTCAATGGAAAACTGTCCTGTAATATTACaatatacctatatatatatatatatacatgtatagcaatAAGCAGATATAGATATGTTACAAATTGTTAGCTGATTGCCAATTCTATAACTAATTTAACCAAACTGTTACAATCTTGCATGACTAGCGAACCTTCTCTCCCTTCtttcatatatacattgtatatccaTAGCAAATGGACAACAATAAATCACCTctttcaacatatttttaaacCTGTGAATGTATTTCAAGAGAACAATTTGTGCTATTCAGTAAATTTCAGAAAATAGGGCATAGAGTCTGGTATGTATGACAAAACTGGCAAATGTGACGATTTGCGTTAAGAGATACACCAATCATGGAAGGTAATCCAGACAAAGTCTCTTTAAATAAATAAGAAGAGTCATTCCTCCAGTATTTTTATAAAGTGTTTACACTTTTGTACTATAAACAAATGTcaaaacatattatatatttataacattacCTTGAGGTCCAGATTTAGGAGTGACTGAAAGTTGAGTTATTTTTGCATCACCATCATCTTTAACGGGACAGAGATTCATCTCTTCACAGAAATAAATTGGATCTAAGTCGGCCCTGCAAAATTAATAGGAattagttgattaaaaaaaatgcggATGACTCTACAATAGTATCTCGGATGTTATGATAGTTTCTCAAATTCTGACAATATTTTCGGACAAATAAACTGTTTTACTTTCCATACTACAAACTACAATTACAATAATAAAATCCCTCAAAGACGATTAGTTACTTACCCATCATAAACACACACGCTCGTCGCGTTTTATAATTAGGATTCAGTAGGCCCCTGTCGGTAAATAGGGCTACAGTAATCAgcttgtccgtccgtccgttggTCACAAATCATTTCGGTTCTGTAACATTAAACTCCCTTGTAGTACATTGATGAACGTGTCATGATTACTCACCACTACTAAAAAGTGTATTGCTGTAAGTTTAAATCGCTTGGAGTTCGGTATTGAAACTGTCAATGATTATACCCGGTATTCGATACTACTAGAATGTGTGTCACGCACAGACCATAAACCTTCATGAACAATATGTAAGTTCAACTAAGCCTTACATATTTCtaattctatatataaaaaaagaaaactcaCTTTTCGATAAGTTTGATGAATTCTTCAATGCCAGCAATATCGCATATGAGATCACATACTTCACCGAGAGCCTGACTTCCTGTTTTCTGTGCCAGAGCACTGCACAATGCTCCACATGTACCGACAACTCCACCCTCTGTAAGCatgatattttgaatatataGACCAATCTTAAGATATATACATCTTTACCTTAATTATTCTAAATGTAGGCTTAAAACACCTGTAAGTTATTTATGGTAATCAAAACCGAAAAACTTGAGAAATACATTTAACTGAAACATGTTTGAATATATTCAtttcttacctcctatacatttctaggaatatgattggttaaaagcgtcctcgtggaaaccgtgtatatttaatattaggttagttgggaggcggggcttatttcatacacggttagtagtggatttacgtccctttatattccatatagggtaataaggaggcggggcttatttcatacacggttagtagtggtgttacgtccctttagaaaaacaaaacagtactgagaaaaaatcttaaaggtctcaacagacgaagaaagtgatgataaagtgaaataaattaaaaaaacacatttaaatctaacaagttgtcattattggcatctgtttttgtaggatcaaagtAAGTAGTTTCTTAAgcatgttaatgctaactgtattgcagacttgctcattttgataggtcactagtctaaattttatacgttaagcatgttaagaatgtcggtaagataaattcgttacatagtgtacTAGTGACGTAATACAGTATAtatgggtcagtaaattccatatggggattcgagcttcgctctcaccccatattgaatttactaaccccatatataccgtattaggtcactagcacactatgtaactaataatactcGTCCGaaggtatcatttttttttgggggggggggggggtatttgcaGTGTCTCTGTTGTGTactcatacatgtcatacatacatatataaactttGTGCGTCTATCATCCATCTATTGGTGCCTTTTGCAGTTAAGTTACACAAATAAACTTATTAATTGTACTTTTGTTGTATTACGTGTACAGGACACAGCCCAAACTTCTAGGTATTTTACTTCAACGTTTAT includes:
- the LOC143068740 gene encoding countin-1-like; translation: MKVFCVGVALMLVCQSTAMSLLRDRPNQKVAHSFLQKVEYINPHNKVGADLCPTCVSFTGQAINTLLNLILQGGVVGTCGALCSALAQKTGSQALGEVCDLICDIAGIEEFIKLIEKADLDPIYFCEEMNLCPVKDDGDAKITQLSVTPKSGPQGQFSIDFTYFSVNGTGTGEIVLEVETVDHIPVEGSFLHELADAGSYPQSVKLKAKPDPNCDPTQGPCEEWMPGNYTVKIAICNGECGSKHPHSVIYDEATTTFEITESNTTN